One part of the Eptesicus fuscus isolate TK198812 chromosome 20, DD_ASM_mEF_20220401, whole genome shotgun sequence genome encodes these proteins:
- the NPTX1 gene encoding neuronal pentraxin-1, whose product MPAARAARTCALLALCLLGGAAQDLGPTRFICTSVPADADMCGAAVAAGGAEELRGSVLQLRETVLQQKETILSQKEAIRELTAKLGRCESQSALDAGAGRQQPAAGKHSLGDLSRTAQAAETLGQLAQTLQSLKTRLENLEQYSRLNSSSQTNSLKDLLQSKIDDLERQVLSRVNSLEEGKGGAKNDTEERAKIESALTSLHQRISELEKGQKDSRPGDKFQLTFPLRTNYMYAKVRRSLPEMYAFSVCMWLKSSAAPGVGTPFSYAVPGQANELVLIEWGNNPMEILINDKVAKLPFVINDGKWHHICVTWTTRDGVWEAYQDGTQGGSGENLAPYHPIKPQGVLVLGQEQDTLGGGFDATQAFVGELAHFNIWDRKLTPGEVYNLATCSPKALSGNVIAWAESHIEIYGGATKWTFEACRQVN is encoded by the exons ATGCCGGCCGCCCGCGCCGCGCGCACCTGTGCGCTGCTCGCCCTCTGCCTGCTGGGCGGCGCGGCCCAGGACCTCGGGCCCACGCGCTTCATCTGCACCTCGGTGCCCGCGGACGCCGACATGTGCGGCGCGGCCGtggcggcgggcggcgcggagGAGCTGCGGGGCAGCGTGCTGCAGCTCCGCGAGACCGTGCTGCAGCAGAAGGAGACCATCCTCAGCCAGAAGGAGGCCATCCGCGAGCTGACGGCCAAGCTGGGCCGCTGCGAGAGCCAGAGCGCCCTGGACGCGGGCGCCGGCCGCCAGCAGCCCGCCGCGGGCAAGCACTCCCTGGGCGACCTGTCCCGGACCGCGCAGGCCGCCGAGACGCTCGGCCAACTCGCGCAAACTTTGCAGTCGCTCAAAACCCGCCTGGAGAACCTCGAG CAGTACAGCCGGCTCAATTCCTCCAGCCAGACCAACAGCCTCAAGGACCTGCTGCAGAGCAAGATCGACGACCTGGAGAGGCAGGTGCTGTCCAGGGTGAACTCGCTGGAGGAGGGCAAGGGCGGCGCCAAGAACGACACGGAGGAGAGGGCCAAGATCGAGAGCGCCCTGACCTCGCTGCACCAGCGCATCAGCGAACTGGAGAAAG GCCAGAAGGACAGCCGCCCCGGGGACAAGTTCCAGCTCACGTTCCCGCTGCGCACCAACTACATGTACGCCAAGGTGAGGCGGAGCCTGCCCGAGATGTACGCCTTCTCCGTGTGCATGTGGCTCAAGTCCAGCGCCGCGCCCGGCGTGGGCACGCCCTTCTCCTACGCCGTGCCCGGCCAGGCCAACGAGCTGGTCCTCATCGAGTGGGGCAACAACCCCATGGAGATCCTCATCAACGACAAG GTGGCCAAGCTGCCCTTTGTCATCAATGACGGGAAGTGGCACCACATCTGTGTcacctggaccacgcgggacggcGTCTGGGAGGCCTACCAGGACGGCACGCAGGGCGGCAGCGGCGAGAACCTGGCCCCCTATCACCCCATCAAGCCGCAGGGCgtgctggtgctgggccaggagcaG GACACGCTGGGTGGCGGGTTTGATGCCACCCAGGCGTTCGTGGGCGAGCTGGCCCACTTCAACATCTGGGACCGCAAGCTGACCCCGGGCGAGGTGTACAACCTGGCCACGTGCAGCCCCAAGGCCCTCTCCGGCAACGTCATCGCCTGGGCCGAGTCCCACATCGAGATCTACGGCGGCGCCACCAAGTGGACATTCGAGGCCTGTCGCCAGGTCAACTGA